One Devosia lacusdianchii genomic window carries:
- a CDS encoding HlyD family type I secretion periplasmic adaptor subunit, translated as MSTMDIGMPYARAGKGRPVKQSDFGLRGRVVVGSVAAVLLLGGIGGWAATAKLSGAVISSGTVLVEDSLKVLQHPDGGIVRAIEVRKGQDVLQGQVLLRLDDVQIRTEQAILTGQLAEFVARRARLEAERDGLTAITFPDGYLDQYPNAAQILQGEQQLFDSMVRNRASRREQLESQVDQLRKEIIGLDFQASALEREMVLLQEERARMGSLAEKGLMETTRINATDRELARMMGSQGEVTANIARSNARIGEIQVQILAIDELAYTEAQRELRQLDATIAELQNRLAEVTDRLARTEIRSPVSGVINELTVTTLGGVISPAERLMTIVPDDADLKIEFRVQINDIDQIEVGQPAKLRFSAFDQRTTPEIDATISRVSAAATSDATTGQSFYLAEAEVAGDLSVLGDRGLVPGMPVEVFVQTREQVAISYFLKPFTDQVTRAFREE; from the coding sequence ATGAGTACAATGGATATCGGCATGCCCTACGCGCGCGCTGGCAAGGGACGGCCCGTCAAGCAATCCGATTTTGGGCTACGGGGCAGGGTGGTCGTCGGCAGCGTCGCCGCGGTGTTGCTGTTGGGCGGTATCGGCGGTTGGGCGGCGACGGCAAAGCTGTCGGGCGCAGTCATTTCCAGTGGCACCGTGCTGGTTGAGGATAGCCTGAAGGTTCTTCAGCATCCCGATGGCGGCATCGTTAGAGCCATCGAGGTGCGCAAGGGCCAGGATGTCTTGCAAGGCCAGGTCCTGCTGCGGCTCGACGATGTTCAGATCCGTACCGAACAGGCGATCCTGACCGGGCAATTGGCCGAGTTCGTTGCGCGTCGCGCGCGGCTCGAAGCCGAGCGCGACGGCCTGACGGCCATTACATTTCCCGATGGCTACCTCGACCAATATCCCAATGCCGCGCAGATTTTGCAGGGCGAGCAGCAATTGTTCGACAGCATGGTTCGCAACCGCGCGTCGCGGCGCGAACAGCTCGAGTCGCAGGTCGATCAGCTCCGCAAGGAAATCATCGGCCTGGACTTTCAGGCCTCAGCCCTCGAGCGCGAGATGGTACTGCTGCAGGAAGAGCGCGCGCGCATGGGGTCGCTGGCCGAAAAGGGCCTGATGGAAACCACCAGGATAAATGCCACCGATCGCGAACTGGCCCGCATGATGGGCAGCCAGGGCGAGGTAACGGCAAATATCGCGCGCTCGAATGCCCGCATCGGCGAGATTCAGGTGCAAATCCTGGCCATCGACGAACTGGCCTATACCGAGGCTCAGCGCGAGCTTCGCCAACTCGATGCGACGATCGCGGAACTCCAAAACCGGCTGGCGGAGGTGACCGACCGTCTGGCCCGCACCGAAATCCGCTCGCCGGTCTCCGGCGTGATCAACGAGCTCACCGTGACGACGCTCGGCGGGGTCATCAGCCCCGCCGAGCGGTTGATGACCATCGTCCCCGATGACGCCGATCTCAAGATCGAATTCCGGGTACAGATTAACGACATTGACCAGATCGAGGTCGGCCAACCCGCCAAGCTCCGCTTCAGCGCCTTCGACCAGCGGACGACGCCGGAAATCGACGCAACGATCTCGCGAGTCTCGGCTGCGGCGACCAGCGATGCCACCACCGGTCAGAGCTTCTATCTGGCCGAGGCCGAAGTCGCCGGCGACCTTTCCGTACTTGGCGATCGTGGCCTCGTGCCCGGTATGCCAGTCGAAGTTTTTGTTCAGACGCGAGAACAGGTTGCTATCTCTTACTTCCTAAAACCTTTTACCGATCAGGTTACGAGAGCCTTCCGCGAAGAGTAG
- a CDS encoding response regulator, translating into MKNLVKVVIADDHPVLLAGMTSLFATSSRHKIVGQAADADTSLQLATTLAPDVLIMDLSMPGDVFRTIGQIATTLPNTKVVVFTAYCSIESALKALDAGATGFVLKGSPSSELIEAIDIVMSGQMFVTRQYASQVMNGLRDRARRQALDEAIKLNVREKQIIGHLMQARTNREIAAELRISEKTVKHYMTGLMLKLKARNRVEVVIAARQNQDMESAVSR; encoded by the coding sequence ATGAAGAACTTAGTTAAAGTCGTGATCGCTGACGATCACCCGGTCCTACTGGCTGGAATGACTTCTTTGTTCGCCACCAGTAGCAGGCATAAAATCGTAGGTCAGGCTGCCGACGCCGATACCAGCTTGCAGCTTGCCACAACCCTCGCTCCCGACGTTCTGATCATGGATCTGAGCATGCCGGGAGACGTGTTTCGCACCATCGGCCAGATCGCCACGACGCTGCCGAACACCAAGGTGGTCGTCTTCACCGCCTATTGCAGCATCGAATCCGCGCTCAAGGCGCTCGATGCCGGCGCGACCGGTTTCGTGCTCAAGGGCAGCCCTTCGTCCGAGCTGATCGAGGCCATCGACATTGTCATGTCCGGCCAGATGTTCGTCACCCGGCAATATGCCAGCCAGGTGATGAACGGCCTGCGCGACCGCGCTCGCCGGCAGGCCCTCGACGAGGCAATCAAGCTCAATGTGCGCGAAAAGCAAATCATCGGACACCTGATGCAGGCGCGGACCAATCGGGAGATCGCGGCCGAGCTTCGCATCAGCGAAAAGACCGTCAAACACTACATGACCGGGCTGATGCTCAAGCTGAAGGCCCGCAACAGGGTGGAGGTAGTCATCGCCGCCCGCCAGAACCAGGACATGGAAAGCGCTGTGAGCCGCTAA
- a CDS encoding Crp/Fnr family transcriptional regulator codes for MDGAFSIGNSQQRYRAEPQANPVQKLIAPPRIRRFSRGETICEPGLSNLVGCVVEGTIKLVSYLPDGHTNIVGVIEAPGFFGRVFDVSAEFCVEAATDVVLACVERAAFETLLAERPELEHLIHMENLCQLDDAHERILVLACQNTMQRLATFMVLRLLTSEIRLGRAREAGLIHVPINRRDFASYLGTTVETVSRNLQALVRRGTITIIDSSNFRVTARNDLFRVASQDEDDLCDMIRSRRPAMRELSSLFARSVQERGQTVATVALDTSAMAVAAE; via the coding sequence ATGGATGGCGCGTTCTCGATCGGCAACAGTCAGCAGAGATACCGGGCTGAGCCCCAGGCCAACCCCGTGCAGAAGCTCATCGCCCCGCCCCGCATTCGGCGATTTTCGCGCGGCGAGACCATCTGCGAACCGGGCCTGTCCAACCTGGTTGGCTGCGTGGTCGAAGGCACCATCAAGCTCGTGAGCTACCTGCCGGACGGGCACACCAATATTGTCGGCGTCATCGAGGCGCCCGGATTCTTCGGCCGGGTGTTTGATGTGAGCGCAGAATTCTGCGTCGAGGCCGCGACGGATGTCGTGCTGGCCTGCGTCGAACGGGCTGCTTTCGAGACGTTGCTGGCGGAGCGCCCGGAGCTGGAGCATCTGATCCATATGGAGAATCTGTGCCAGCTCGACGACGCCCATGAGCGCATCCTGGTGCTGGCGTGCCAGAACACGATGCAGCGCCTGGCAACGTTCATGGTGCTGCGCTTGCTGACGAGCGAGATACGTTTGGGGCGCGCGCGGGAAGCCGGCCTCATCCACGTGCCGATCAATCGTCGCGACTTTGCCAGCTATCTGGGCACGACGGTGGAGACCGTGAGCCGCAATTTGCAGGCGCTGGTCCGACGCGGCACGATCACCATTATCGACAGTTCCAATTTCCGCGTGACGGCGCGCAATGACCTGTTCAGGGTCGCGAGCCAGGACGAGGACGATCTGTGCGATATGATCCGCAGCCGGAGACCGGCAATGCGGGAGCTCTCGTCGCTTTTCGCGCGGAGTGTGCAAGAGCGCGGGCAGACGGTTGCCACTGTAGCACTGGATACAAGCGCAATGGCTGTGGCGGCCGAGTAA
- a CDS encoding ABC transporter ATP-binding protein translates to MTAQIELSNIDKHYGAFHALKNVSLTIAKGSFVALVGPSGCGKSTLLRSIAGLETITSGTLRIAGEPMTGVPPRKRDVAMVFQSYALYPHMTVEENLTYSLRLHGVGKAEAKAKAAEVAATTGLSALLKRYPRELSGGQRQRVAMGRAIIRNPKAFLFDEPLSNLDAALRVHMRKEIRALHDRLGATSVYVTHDQVEAMTMADHVVVMRDGVIEQQGSPLELYDRPVSRFVAGFIGSPAMNFVPGTIGADGQSVQLDLAGGVSLPLGRQVSAGRKVIVGLRPEHLVVGGDGAGALRLPVAVVESTGSMTYVATATTPELTVVETRRTDAKAGDTIAVSIAPDHLHLFDPQTDHAI, encoded by the coding sequence ATGACCGCACAGATCGAGCTCAGCAATATCGACAAGCACTACGGGGCATTCCACGCGCTGAAGAATGTCAGCCTCACGATCGCAAAGGGCAGCTTCGTGGCGCTGGTGGGTCCATCGGGATGCGGCAAGTCCACGTTGCTGCGGTCCATCGCGGGGCTGGAAACGATCACCTCGGGTACGCTCCGGATCGCCGGAGAGCCCATGACCGGCGTGCCGCCGCGCAAGCGCGACGTCGCCATGGTGTTCCAAAGCTACGCGCTCTACCCGCATATGACGGTGGAGGAGAACCTGACCTATTCCCTGCGTCTGCATGGCGTGGGCAAGGCGGAAGCCAAGGCCAAGGCGGCGGAGGTGGCGGCGACCACGGGCCTATCGGCCCTGCTCAAGCGCTATCCGCGGGAGCTTTCTGGCGGGCAGCGCCAGCGTGTGGCGATGGGCCGGGCGATCATCCGCAATCCCAAGGCATTCCTGTTCGATGAGCCCCTTTCCAACCTCGACGCGGCTTTGCGCGTGCACATGCGCAAGGAAATCAGAGCTCTGCATGACCGGCTGGGGGCGACCTCGGTGTATGTTACGCATGATCAGGTGGAGGCCATGACCATGGCCGACCACGTGGTGGTCATGCGTGACGGGGTCATCGAACAGCAGGGTTCGCCGCTGGAGCTCTATGATCGGCCGGTGAGCCGGTTCGTGGCCGGGTTTATCGGATCTCCGGCGATGAATTTCGTGCCCGGCACCATTGGGGCCGATGGGCAGAGCGTGCAGCTCGACTTGGCGGGTGGCGTTTCGTTGCCGCTGGGCCGGCAGGTGTCGGCCGGGCGCAAGGTGATCGTCGGCCTACGGCCGGAGCATCTCGTCGTCGGCGGCGATGGGGCTGGCGCATTGCGGCTGCCGGTGGCGGTGGTGGAGTCGACGGGGTCGATGACCTATGTGGCGACCGCCACGACCCCGGAGCTAACAGTGGTCGAAACACGCCGCACCGACGCGAAAGCGGGCGATACCATTGCCGTGAGCATCGCGCCGGACCATTTGCACCTGTTCGACCCTCAGACCGATCACGCCATCTAA
- a CDS encoding carbohydrate ABC transporter permease has product MTRPYVPWLLLVAALAFAAVYLFPLYWMYVTSLKSGSEIFANPPTFWPVTPDPSVYPAVWTRRTMGTFLWNSVVIASGVTAITVILGTGCAYVLARYRSVWVDIGLFMILMLQVLPASVMITPLFVGFNQIGLLNWPRTAVVLAAGAKSMPFFVVLVRATFMSVPRELEEAALVDGNSRVGAFFSIVLPLARNGILVCAILTFMGSFGEYIYSKSIIQDTALQPASVGLSGFLGPNSTDWNSIMAYSAIYVTPILAVFVLLQRRIVSGLTSGALK; this is encoded by the coding sequence ATGACCCGGCCTTATGTTCCCTGGCTACTGCTGGTTGCCGCGCTAGCCTTTGCCGCAGTCTATCTGTTCCCGCTCTACTGGATGTATGTGACGAGCCTCAAATCGGGCTCGGAAATCTTCGCCAATCCACCGACCTTCTGGCCGGTGACGCCTGATCCCAGCGTCTATCCGGCGGTGTGGACACGGCGGACAATGGGTACGTTCCTGTGGAACTCGGTGGTCATCGCCTCCGGCGTGACGGCCATCACGGTGATCCTGGGCACCGGCTGCGCCTATGTGCTGGCGCGGTATCGCAGCGTCTGGGTGGATATCGGGCTGTTCATGATCCTGATGCTGCAGGTGTTGCCGGCCTCGGTGATGATCACGCCACTCTTTGTGGGCTTCAACCAGATCGGCTTGCTGAACTGGCCACGGACCGCCGTGGTGCTCGCGGCGGGAGCGAAGTCCATGCCGTTCTTCGTGGTGCTGGTGCGCGCAACCTTCATGAGCGTCCCGCGGGAACTGGAGGAGGCCGCGTTGGTCGATGGCAATTCTCGGGTCGGGGCGTTCTTCTCGATCGTACTGCCGCTGGCGCGCAACGGCATACTGGTCTGTGCGATCCTCACATTCATGGGTTCGTTCGGCGAATACATCTACTCCAAGTCGATCATCCAGGACACAGCGCTCCAGCCCGCCAGCGTTGGGCTTTCCGGCTTTCTCGGGCCGAACTCGACCGACTGGAATTCCATCATGGCCTATTCGGCCATCTACGTGACGCCGATCCTGGCCGTCTTCGTCCTCTTGCAGCGCCGTATCGTCTCTGGCCTCACCTCGGGAGCCCTCAAATGA
- a CDS encoding carbohydrate ABC transporter permease translates to MSRILNSMRDGVGFDLILVGAAMLFLVALAGLPLVYNVLMSFQQVDMFTLGSLIRPFAGIANYVAVVQQPEFWLVTKNTLIFVFASMAGQFILGFALAVFFAQKFPGASTIRGLFLVSWVMPGLVVGGIWSLILAGDFGVLNSVLRGLGITQGTIFWKSDPNFSLWAVVIANIWLGLAFNMLLLSVGLASIPRDLYEAAELDGANAFQRFWTITLPMMRSTIGAVLSLGLIGTLQQFDLFPALTEGGPANTSTVAGYWAWQMSFQLYDFAKGATISVMMFVLVLFASVVYVRSTRHEVRG, encoded by the coding sequence ATGTCCCGAATTCTCAACAGCATGCGCGACGGGGTGGGTTTCGACCTGATCCTGGTCGGCGCGGCCATGCTGTTCCTTGTGGCGCTGGCGGGGCTGCCGCTGGTCTATAATGTGTTGATGAGCTTTCAGCAGGTGGACATGTTCACCCTGGGCTCGTTGATCCGGCCATTTGCGGGCATAGCCAATTATGTCGCCGTGGTGCAGCAGCCCGAATTCTGGCTGGTCACCAAGAACACGCTGATTTTCGTTTTTGCCTCGATGGCTGGCCAGTTTATCCTGGGCTTTGCGCTGGCGGTCTTCTTTGCGCAGAAATTCCCCGGGGCATCGACCATCCGTGGATTGTTCCTGGTCTCCTGGGTGATGCCGGGCCTGGTTGTCGGTGGCATCTGGAGTCTTATTCTTGCGGGCGACTTTGGCGTGCTGAACAGTGTGCTCCGGGGCTTGGGCATTACGCAGGGCACGATCTTCTGGAAATCGGACCCGAACTTTTCGCTGTGGGCGGTGGTCATCGCCAATATCTGGCTGGGGCTGGCGTTCAACATGCTGCTGCTGTCGGTTGGCTTGGCCTCGATCCCGCGCGATCTCTATGAGGCCGCCGAACTCGATGGCGCCAATGCGTTCCAGCGGTTTTGGACCATCACCCTGCCGATGATGCGCTCGACGATCGGCGCTGTGCTGTCGCTCGGCCTGATCGGCACGCTGCAACAGTTCGACCTGTTCCCTGCCCTCACCGAAGGCGGACCGGCCAATACCTCGACCGTGGCGGGTTACTGGGCCTGGCAGATGAGTTTCCAGCTTTATGACTTCGCCAAGGGGGCAACGATATCGGTGATGATGTTCGTGCTCGTGCTGTTTGCCTCGGTGGTCTATGTGCGCTCGACCCGGCATGAGGTGCGCGGATGA
- a CDS encoding ABC transporter substrate-binding protein translates to MKLKYLGLMAGIAFGAMGMAVPAMAQTVIKVWSIDGANQPGIADTLSAEFNAQNTDIQIDYRIIPFDDLVNEALRAFATGQAPDIISLDNPDFALFSSRGAFLDITERAAASDIIDTSVYFEGPLNSVSWDGKLFGLPKYTDTIALFYNKDLFAKAGIAEPPKTWSELVDTAAKLTDPANNVYGITFSARAGEEGTFQYLPWIQMAGGGYDNVNVPGAVEALDDWKAMIDAKSASQDVLSLGQWDSTGTFNSGNAAMAISGPWELNRMSTDAKFDWAVALLPTQTEGGERSSALGGFNWGIFSTTKHPDEAFKVLEFFVSQDARMFPEFSSLPARSDIALPETGVPLKDAALKVFQEQLQYAQPRGPHPEWQKISKAIYDAMQAALTGQMSAKDALDQAQATIKGIVG, encoded by the coding sequence ATGAAGCTGAAATATCTCGGCCTGATGGCCGGCATTGCGTTTGGTGCCATGGGTATGGCGGTTCCCGCCATGGCCCAGACCGTGATCAAGGTGTGGTCGATCGACGGTGCCAATCAGCCCGGCATTGCCGATACGCTGAGCGCGGAGTTTAACGCGCAGAATACCGATATTCAAATCGACTATCGGATCATTCCGTTCGACGATCTGGTCAACGAAGCCCTGCGCGCCTTCGCCACCGGCCAGGCGCCAGACATCATCTCGCTTGATAATCCGGACTTCGCGCTGTTCTCGTCGCGCGGGGCATTCCTCGACATTACCGAGCGCGCGGCTGCTTCCGACATCATCGACACCAGCGTCTATTTCGAAGGTCCGCTCAATTCGGTGAGCTGGGATGGCAAGCTGTTTGGCCTGCCCAAATACACGGACACCATCGCGCTGTTCTACAACAAGGACCTGTTCGCCAAGGCTGGCATTGCCGAGCCGCCCAAGACCTGGAGCGAACTCGTCGACACGGCGGCAAAACTGACCGACCCGGCCAATAACGTCTATGGCATCACCTTCTCGGCGCGTGCCGGCGAAGAAGGCACGTTCCAGTATCTGCCGTGGATCCAGATGGCCGGTGGCGGCTATGATAACGTCAACGTCCCCGGCGCCGTCGAAGCGCTCGATGACTGGAAGGCGATGATCGACGCCAAATCGGCCAGCCAGGACGTGCTGAGCCTGGGCCAGTGGGACTCCACCGGTACGTTCAACTCCGGCAATGCAGCCATGGCCATTTCTGGTCCATGGGAACTGAACCGCATGTCCACCGACGCCAAGTTCGACTGGGCCGTGGCATTGCTGCCGACCCAAACGGAAGGCGGCGAGCGGTCGTCGGCGCTGGGTGGGTTCAACTGGGGCATTTTCTCGACGACCAAGCATCCGGACGAGGCGTTCAAGGTGCTGGAATTCTTCGTGAGCCAAGACGCGCGCATGTTCCCCGAGTTCTCCAGTCTACCAGCACGCAGCGATATCGCCCTCCCCGAGACCGGCGTGCCGCTGAAGGATGCCGCGCTCAAGGTGTTCCAGGAGCAGCTCCAGTATGCGCAGCCGCGTGGTCCCCACCCGGAATGGCAGAAGATTTCCAAGGCTATCTATGACGCCATGCAGGCCGCGCTGACCGGCCAGATGTCGGCCAAGGACGCGCTCGATCAGGCTCAGGCCACGATCAAAGGCATTGTCGGCTAA
- a CDS encoding sugar phosphate isomerase/epimerase family protein: MTNPAKSIRIGTMIQATSGKAAENIAAIADLGFESFEPFFWQTTNGQDLAELGKRSLDAIGNRDITISTLGMFGNPLEDQEMDRQTLQGWKDCIDNAHHFGATTVAGFTGRIRNKPLTDSLPRYKQVWSDLAKRAADKGVRIAFENCAMDGNWATGDWNIAHNPDAWELIFNETPDDNIGLEWEPCHQLVYLIDPLPQIRKWAHKFFHVHGKDATVRWEVIKEHGVFGKEKFVFMRTPGFGDSNWTDVISELRLAGYEGSIDIEGWHDPVYRGDLEMTGQVRALNYLKNCRGGDFVAAAG, translated from the coding sequence GTGACCAACCCAGCCAAGTCCATTCGCATCGGCACCATGATCCAGGCCACATCAGGCAAGGCGGCCGAGAACATCGCTGCCATCGCCGATCTGGGCTTCGAGAGTTTCGAGCCGTTCTTCTGGCAGACCACCAACGGGCAAGACCTGGCGGAACTGGGCAAGCGTTCGCTGGACGCGATCGGTAACCGCGACATCACCATTTCGACGCTGGGCATGTTCGGCAATCCGCTGGAAGACCAGGAGATGGATCGCCAGACGCTGCAGGGCTGGAAGGACTGTATCGACAACGCGCACCACTTCGGCGCAACCACGGTGGCGGGGTTTACCGGTCGCATCCGTAACAAGCCGCTGACCGATAGCCTGCCCCGCTACAAGCAAGTGTGGAGCGATCTGGCCAAGCGGGCGGCGGACAAGGGCGTCCGGATTGCCTTTGAAAACTGCGCCATGGACGGCAATTGGGCGACGGGCGACTGGAACATCGCCCATAATCCCGATGCCTGGGAGCTGATCTTCAACGAGACGCCAGATGACAATATCGGCCTCGAATGGGAGCCCTGCCACCAGCTCGTCTACCTGATCGATCCCCTGCCCCAGATCCGCAAGTGGGCGCACAAATTCTTCCATGTGCATGGCAAGGACGCGACGGTGCGCTGGGAAGTGATCAAGGAGCATGGCGTCTTCGGCAAGGAGAAGTTCGTGTTCATGCGCACGCCGGGGTTCGGTGACAGCAATTGGACCGACGTGATCTCCGAGCTGCGGCTCGCCGGGTATGAAGGCTCGATCGATATCGAAGGCTGGCACGACCCGGTCTATCGCGGCGACCTCGAAATGACCGGTCAGGTCCGCGCACTCAACTATCTCAAGAATTGCCGTGGTGGCGACTTCGTCGCTGCCGCCGGCTAG
- a CDS encoding Gfo/Idh/MocA family protein, whose amino-acid sequence MVFKAVLAGCGSMSRGWLSAVAEHPLLKDRVQIVGLVDLHRPTAEARASEFGLSDAVIGTDLDQVLAQTTPDLLFDVVVPSARADVVAIGLKHGCHVLSEKPMAASLEAGQRMIAQASAAGRTHAVVQNRRFVAGVRRIRRLLESGALGDLTALHCDFFVGAHFGGFREEMENVLLLDMAIHTLDAARFMAGVAPKAVYCLETNPKGSWYGHGAAANAIFEFDDGVVFNYRGSWSAEGANTSWESAWRVVGSKGTLLWDGEDRFEANVAADGVGLLRAPQAIDVPEPEDLDQTHGHASVLADFLDAIEQGRAPETAGNDNIKSLAMVFAAIESAKTRQRVTISV is encoded by the coding sequence TTGGTGTTCAAAGCCGTTCTCGCGGGTTGCGGAAGCATGTCCAGGGGTTGGTTGTCGGCGGTTGCCGAGCATCCCCTGCTTAAAGATCGCGTTCAGATCGTCGGACTGGTCGACCTCCACCGCCCCACTGCCGAAGCGCGCGCCAGCGAATTTGGGCTTTCCGATGCGGTGATCGGCACCGACCTCGACCAAGTGCTTGCCCAGACCACGCCCGACCTGCTGTTTGACGTGGTGGTGCCGTCAGCGCGGGCGGACGTGGTGGCTATCGGCCTCAAGCACGGCTGTCACGTGCTGAGCGAAAAGCCGATGGCGGCGAGCCTGGAAGCCGGGCAGCGGATGATCGCTCAAGCCAGTGCTGCGGGGCGCACCCATGCCGTGGTGCAGAACCGGCGCTTTGTCGCTGGCGTGCGCCGGATACGGCGGCTCCTCGAAAGCGGAGCACTGGGCGATTTGACGGCTTTGCATTGCGATTTCTTCGTCGGCGCGCATTTTGGCGGCTTCCGCGAAGAAATGGAAAACGTGCTCCTGCTCGACATGGCGATCCATACGCTCGACGCGGCGCGCTTCATGGCCGGCGTGGCACCCAAGGCGGTCTATTGCCTCGAGACCAACCCCAAGGGCTCCTGGTACGGCCATGGCGCCGCGGCCAATGCAATCTTCGAGTTCGATGATGGCGTGGTGTTCAACTATCGCGGCTCGTGGTCGGCGGAAGGCGCCAATACGAGCTGGGAGAGCGCCTGGCGGGTGGTGGGTAGCAAGGGCACCCTGCTCTGGGACGGCGAGGATCGTTTCGAGGCCAATGTGGCCGCGGATGGGGTCGGGTTGCTGCGTGCGCCGCAGGCGATCGACGTCCCCGAACCTGAAGACCTCGACCAGACCCATGGCCATGCCAGCGTGCTTGCCGACTTCCTCGATGCGATCGAGCAAGGCCGCGCGCCCGAGACGGCCGGCAACGACAATATCAAGAGCCTCGCCATGGTCTTTGCCGCGATCGAAAGCGCCAAGACCCGTCAGCGCGTGACCATTTCAGTCTAG
- a CDS encoding LacI family DNA-binding transcriptional regulator yields the protein MKGIRRLAQQLDISIGTVSRALNGKSDVSEQTRQRVLEAASAMGYVPNQAGRALRKGSTGVVGFMMQTGSHITGEGDVFFMSVFDGVQTVFARHQLDLVALLCSSEEDPDAYMQRVVARGFADALIISATKRHDQRITFLAERKIPFIALGRSLTDAGQPWLDLDFEGMAQVGVSRLIAKGHRRIGIFAPFDDINLGFITIESYRQTLGAHGIEFDPDMIFRAHPSERGGHQMGQRIAAMPPEKRPTGFVLTNEVMSVGLYRGLRDSGLIPGKDIAVIGRDSPHAHYLNPKLTCFRLSLRDLGITLAESLLATMPAYAHLYPLGIVRKVVPLELVEGDSDGDNI from the coding sequence ATGAAGGGCATCAGGCGCTTGGCGCAGCAGCTCGATATCTCGATCGGCACTGTGTCGCGTGCGCTCAATGGCAAGTCCGATGTTAGCGAGCAGACGCGCCAGCGCGTGCTCGAGGCCGCCAGCGCCATGGGTTATGTGCCCAATCAGGCCGGCCGCGCCCTGCGCAAGGGCTCCACCGGCGTCGTTGGCTTCATGATGCAGACCGGCTCACACATAACCGGGGAGGGCGACGTTTTCTTCATGAGCGTCTTCGACGGCGTGCAAACGGTCTTCGCTCGTCACCAGCTTGATCTGGTCGCCTTGCTCTGTTCGTCCGAGGAGGACCCGGACGCCTATATGCAGCGCGTCGTCGCGCGCGGTTTCGCAGACGCCCTGATCATCTCGGCCACCAAGCGCCACGACCAGCGCATCACCTTCCTTGCTGAACGAAAGATCCCGTTCATCGCCCTTGGCCGCAGTCTGACCGATGCGGGCCAGCCCTGGCTTGATCTCGATTTCGAAGGCATGGCTCAGGTCGGCGTCTCGCGCCTCATCGCCAAGGGCCATCGCCGCATCGGCATCTTTGCCCCGTTCGACGATATAAATCTCGGTTTCATCACCATCGAGAGCTATCGGCAGACGCTTGGGGCGCATGGCATAGAATTCGACCCGGACATGATCTTCCGCGCCCATCCCAGCGAGCGCGGTGGCCACCAGATGGGTCAGCGTATCGCCGCCATGCCACCGGAAAAGCGTCCGACGGGTTTCGTGCTGACCAACGAGGTCATGTCGGTCGGCCTTTATCGCGGCTTGCGCGACTCCGGCCTGATTCCCGGCAAGGACATCGCAGTCATCGGCCGCGACAGCCCACACGCCCATTACCTCAATCCGAAGCTGACCTGCTTCCGACTGTCGCTGCGCGATCTCGGCATAACGCTCGCGGAATCTTTGCTGGCCACTATGCCCGCCTATGCCCATCTCTATCCGCTCGGCATCGTCCGCAAAGTCGTGCCGCTCGAACTGGTCGAGGGCGACAGCGACGGCGACAATATCTAG
- the pdxY gene encoding pyridoxal kinase, translating to MSVISIQSQVIHGHVGNSAAVFPLQLAGFEVAAVPTVLLSNHPAYPSVKGSVLDAGLVRDLLAGLEDRGLVEASRVLMTGYIGSPEIAAVVVDFVTRAKARNPGLLYVCDPVMGDFRPGFYVKPEVREAITRQLVPLADVLTPNRFEFDALVGRASAGKAELVAAARKLGKRVVLVTGSPTDQTIITTAVTQDGAWQATTPALSTKASGTGDLLASLFVSATLRGKATPESLADAVSGVFGIIEATVAQDGLELDLVRQSALLYASHRRFEAEAI from the coding sequence ATGAGCGTCATATCCATCCAGTCCCAGGTCATCCACGGCCATGTCGGCAATAGCGCTGCGGTGTTTCCGCTGCAGTTGGCAGGCTTCGAGGTTGCTGCCGTGCCGACGGTGCTGCTGAGCAACCATCCCGCCTATCCGAGCGTCAAGGGCAGCGTGTTGGACGCCGGTTTGGTGCGTGACCTTTTGGCCGGGCTGGAGGATCGCGGACTGGTCGAGGCGTCCCGCGTGCTGATGACGGGCTATATTGGTTCGCCTGAGATTGCCGCCGTGGTGGTGGATTTCGTAACGCGGGCCAAGGCCAGGAATCCCGGGCTGCTCTATGTCTGCGATCCGGTCATGGGGGATTTCAGGCCGGGCTTTTATGTGAAGCCAGAGGTTCGCGAGGCGATCACCAGGCAATTGGTGCCGCTGGCGGACGTGTTGACGCCCAACCGGTTTGAGTTTGACGCGCTGGTCGGACGGGCGAGTGCGGGCAAAGCCGAACTGGTGGCAGCGGCGCGGAAGCTGGGCAAGCGGGTGGTGCTGGTGACCGGAAGTCCCACCGACCAGACCATCATCACCACGGCCGTGACGCAGGATGGCGCTTGGCAGGCGACGACCCCTGCCCTGTCAACCAAGGCGTCGGGCACCGGCGATCTACTTGCGTCGCTGTTTGTGTCGGCAACGCTCCGGGGCAAAGCCACGCCAGAATCGTTGGCGGATGCCGTATCTGGGGTGTTCGGCATCATCGAGGCCACGGTGGCGCAGGATGGGTTGGAGCTTGATCTGGTGCGGCAGTCGGCGTTGCTCTATGCGTCGCATCGCCGGTTTGAGGCGGAAGCCATCTAG